One window from the genome of Salvia splendens isolate huo1 chromosome 9, SspV2, whole genome shotgun sequence encodes:
- the LOC121748893 gene encoding LOW QUALITY PROTEIN: uncharacterized membrane protein At1g75140-like (The sequence of the model RefSeq protein was modified relative to this genomic sequence to represent the inferred CDS: inserted 2 bases in 1 codon; deleted 2 bases in 1 codon) → MAVSRSRKGKLIFSLTLSLLLADLSCFPPLFCVVLASQESDPSLNSNSVIEIDTKNDIPFRKKDNPLAETCVDHDLLSKHHFQLEKLQELVQNLTQLVGRLESRLSDDPGSKKIQSLPPHVDEICIEKIEEEDGLGVGGGEELEPTIVTKYNTFWVERFQFVSAVKLSSSPTCVNVLPNKDFEGLSKYFAVGDDKGKLYLFLRSGEVALEFEAFSEGEKPSPISAVVSYLSLHKNETMIVTGHGNGAIVMHRVWEMLSGDEWSSLHVERVGRFEIPESWGLRISMMEVHHVGRRRYILAVDKGGKIMVFKEDGTLYGTATPSKRPIAFLKQRLLFLTDTGAGSLDLRTMKLKEIECEGLNSSFAKSYVFDAMDRSKAYGLTGEGDLVQMLLLGDVMNFKCRVRSKRKLDMDEPLALHAIKGYVLIANRDKVYVYNVSSQQYVRAGGLRLLFSAGLDEIIAPFLNQQQNTEKKTGVPLIASDHEKLMVISLGNGYVAMYRSNLPSFKNELNSILWTSPVMFFVLFLFGAWHCFANKKEALTSWGPDDPFTSASVTSGAPLGSATGDRSFTESSRSSEIMELRGSGLRGXSRYVSPPRYSGGATNPYRPGGADTDSRPAPNHYRPSTDTDSRPATNHYRPSPDTDARPSPVDPRFRSGEMKYRGSKVEAQAVPMRRENLFVISQVVDDSN, encoded by the exons ATGGCTGTCTCTCGCAGCAGAAAAGGCAAGTTAATCTTCTCCTTAACGCTTTCTTTGCTCCTCGCAGATTTATCTTGTTTCCCACCTCTTTTTTGCGTTGTCCTCGCATCACAAGAATCCGACCCCTCTCTAAATTCCAACTCAGTAATTGAAATCGACACCAAAAATGACATCCCTTTTAGGAAAAAGGACAACCCTTTAGCGGAAACTTGTGTTGATCACGATTTGTTAAGCAAGCACCACTTCCAATTGGAGAAACTTCAAGAATTAGTCCAAAACCTCACCCAGCTTGTTGGTAGATTAGAATCCCGGCTTTCTGATGATCCGGGAAGTAAAAAGATTCAATCTTTACCGCCACACGTTGATGAAATCTGTATTGAGAAAATTGAGGAAGAGGATGGTTTGGGGGTAGGAGGTGGGGAGGAGTTGGAGCCGACGATAGTGACTAAGTATAACACATTTTGGGTTGAGAGGTTTCAGTTTGTATCGGCTGTTAAGTTGAGTTCGAGCCCTACTTGTGTTAATGTGTTGCCAAATAAGGATTTTGAGGGTTTGAGCAAGTACTTTGCTGTTGGGGATGATAAGGGGAAGTTGTACCTGTTTCTGAGGAGTGGTGAGGTTGCCTTAGAGTTCGAGGCCTTCTCCGAGGGGGAGAAGCCCTCGCCAATCTCTGCCGTTGTCTCTTACTTATCGCTTCACAAGAATGAGACCATGATTGTCACGGGCCATGGCAATGGCGCTATTGTAATGCATCGGGTTTGGGAGATGTTGAGTGGTGATGAATGGAGCTCGCTTCATGTGGAGCGAGTTGGGAGGTTTGAGATCCCGGAGTCTTGGGGTTTGCGGATTAGCATGATGGAGGTTCATCATGTTGGGAGGAGGAGGTACATTTTGGCAGTAGACAAGGGTGGAAAGATCATGGTGTTTAAGGAGGATGGGACGTTGTATGGTACTGCTACGCCTAGTAAACGGCCTATTGCGTTTTTGAAGCAGCGTCTGTTGTTTCTTACGGATACTGGGGCGGGCTCGTTGGATTTGAGAACCATGAAACTTAAGGAGATAGAATGTGAGGGTTTGAACAGCTCTTTTGCTAAGAGTTATGTTTTTGATGCCATGGACCGGTCGAAGGCCTATGGGCTGACGGGGGAAGGGGACTTGGTTCAGATGTTGCTGCTAGGTGACGTGATGAACTTCAAGTGTCGGGTGAGGTCAAAGAGGAAGCTGGACATGGATGAGCCACTGGCCTTGCATGCGATCAAAGGCTATGTGCTGATTGCTAACAGGGACAAGGTTTATGTGTACAACGTCTCGTCTCAGCAATATGTCCGCGCTGGTGGGCTGCGCCTCTTGTTCTCTGCCGGCCTTGATGAGATCATCGCGCCTTTCCTAAACCAGCAACAGAACACGGAGAAGAAAACAGGCGTGCCCTTGATTGCCAGTGACCACGAGAAGCTCATGGTCATCAGCCTTGGAAACGGATACGTGGCCATGTATCGTTCCAATCTCCCCTCGTTCAAGAACGAGCTCAACAGCATCCTGTGGACGAGCCCAGTCATGTTTTTCGTCCTCTTCCTCTTTGGAGCTTGGCATTGTTTTGCGAACAAGAAGGAGGCGCTCACCTCTTGGGGCCCCGATGACCCCTTCACCTCAGCATCCGTCACCAGTGGAGCTCCGTTAGGTTCAGCCACAGGTGACAGATCCTTCACGGAGTCTTCAAGAAGCTCTGAAATCATGGAGCTGAGAGGCAGTGGTCTGAGAGG ATCGCGGTATGTCTCTCCACCGCGGTATTCTGGTGGAGCAACCAATCCGTACAGGCCTGGTGGCGCTGACACGGATTCTAGACCTGCCCCGAATCACTACAGGCCTAGCACTGACACGGATTCTAGGCCTGCAACGAATCACTACAGGCCTAGTCCCGATACAGATGCTAGACCTTCGCCCGTTGACCCTCGTTTCAGATCAGGAGAAATGAAGTATCGGGGGTCGAAAGTCGAAGCTCAGGCTGTTCCGATGAGAAGGGAA AACCTCTTTGTAATTAGCCAAGTCGTGGATGATAGCAACTGA
- the LOC121748891 gene encoding serine/threonine-protein kinase ATM-like yields the protein MESGKKAETLEGLLESKFSQEDIFSSECGSFVGLLSGVNEKCVGDGCGSRNELSNVELARLFGEGVDGVAGYNGMSEESVYGYPDENLLVSLQGNGVQDNDVPVFNEELAFSGIDEDRSAKVEESVGKLGETLHCDEPFYNGEIEAPVETCGDVLLPHEPDSSTKIEAFGNSMNLSVGVFGPLDGISDDDLDQPGKCKSGESDFKQDFSPDDNGTVSTGVTDLRSNSEGRGGIIGEQERMFDNGDLVWIKTRTQSWWPGMVCCPSTARNDMAKRSCLVKYYGNSSIVWCDIADLRPFVDYFEQISGQNNSRSFLSSVERAICEIGLRVQLKMTCPCFPKDSAVKEENLISTEKASMIDFGSLSQFQPASFVAEIRDLARSMHAPGKIELTVMRNRLSPFYRSMGHFELPLQLLMPDVKDENGTDMFGDGRKPVEANDGNLSKTRRYMKRKNPDDKLTSSAKGMESRERKKSRFLSYPYVDIIKGQEKEGLVPSSGPEGGCSGMDSRKRGTKKPSKERHIVSKADDISASSAELVAELSALACDCSYISRTKYLDSLERFYCSFRMFAFLDADIASKAGGDQPAIVLEAGEQMEGGKVLKKSKKQKANTASAKESVENVVDGNQKVQDNVVRKRVRKKKVQVANSVEQMEGIRVGKESENQEAILAPGSLENAAKTENLLAKENAVYMETNKEKEKSTPAGLQSVQNPFPNIYPNSSWVINFQQACSSLFKSSKAPQNSIRSTPGLPDTNSIPILPDLNGIHPGFPPDHIPVGVPTSNLVTPVDHIPFGVPTSNLVTPLPEQKKEGLVSPAINGLHPINLASDSSSKDVAPAFQNTLVSNNRVNGIRQCLVGDFTARAPEPLTMSSFIKHSLQMGSFLSSGKPEPKKRKRKEKTSCEVAPSIPDLNGNVLDTSPLGTATPEGCHILPEGEPQRKRRYKCDGGELDGGSVLLNFAQGSVPPKETLVATFSRFGLLKESELEFLSDDSVKIVYERSSDARFAFRSLEKSCTFGESLLNFSLDSSMPEPPKMKKKQTNPQLQTFVPVAVGASKNRTTKIGAVPDIASIKQNVEMMRSTLEKAGNSLSQEMRAKLENEIKAFLDKISSS from the coding sequence ATGGAAAGTGGGAAGAAGGCAGAAACCCTAGAGGGTTTGTTGGAGTCGAAATTTAGCCAGGAGGATATATTTTCTAGTGAATGTGGGAGCTTTGTTGGTTTGTTAAGTGGTGTAAATGAGAAGTGTGTGGGTGATGGTTGTGGGAGTCGAAATGAATTAAGCAATGTGGAGTTGGCAAGACTGTTTGGTGAGGGGGTTGATGGTGTTGCTGGATATAATGGGATGAGTGAAGAGTCTGTGTACGGTTATCCCGATGAAAATCTGTTGGTCTCATTGCAAGGGAATGGTGTGCAAGATAATGATGTTCCGGTGTTTAACGAGGAGTTGGCATTTAGTGGGATTGATGAGGATCGGAGTGCAAAGGTTGAGGAATCTGTGGGAAAATTAGGTGAAACTTTGCATTGTGATGAACCTTTTTACAATGGGGAGATTGAGGCTCCTGTGGAAACGTGTGGTGATGTATTGCTCCCTCATGAGCCTGATTCTTCTACAAAGATAGAAGCTTTTGGAAATAGCATGAATTTGTCTGTCGGAGTTTTTGGTCCCTTGGATGGAATTTCTGATGATGATTTGGACCAACCCGGGAAATGCAAGTCTGGAGAGAGTGACTTCAAGCAAGATTTCTCGCCCGATGATAATGGCACCGTCTCTACTGGTGTTACAGATTTGAGATCCAACTCTGAAGGGAGGGGAGGCATTATTGGTGAACAAGAACGCATGTTTGATAATGGTGATCTAGTATGGATTAAAACCCGAACTCAGTCATGGTGGCCTGGTATGGTATGTTGTCCTTCCACGGCTAGGAATGATATGGCAAAGCGCAGCTGCCTTGTTAAATACTATGGCAATTCAAGTATTGTTTGGTGTGACATTGCAGACTTAAGGCCTTTTGTTGATTACTTTGAACAGATATCGGGGCAAAATAACTCCAGaagttttttaagttcggttgaGAGGGCTATTTGTGAGATTGGGTTGCGTGTGCAGTTAAAGATGACTTGCCCGTGCTTTCCAAAGGACAGTGCAGTTAAAGAAGAAAATTTGATATCAACGGAGAAAGCAAGCATGATTGACTTTGGGTCATTATCTCAGTTCCAGCCTGCATCATTTGTTGCAGAAATCAGGGATCTCGCCCGATCTATGCATGCACCTGGTAAAATTGAGTTGACGGTCATGAGGAATCGTTTGTCACCATTCTATCGTTCCATGGGACATTTTGAGTTGCCTTTGCAGCTGCTCATGCCAGACGTGAAAGATGAAAATGGTACGGATATGTTTGGAGATGGTAGAAAACCTGTGGAAGCCAACGATGGCAATCTTAGTAAAACCAGGAGGTATATGAAGAGGAAGAATCCTGATGATAAATTAACTTCCTCAGCTAAAGGCATGGAATCGCGGGAAAGGAAAAAGAGCAGATTTTTATCTTATCCATATGTGGATATAATCAAGGGGCAGGAGAAAGAGGGTCTGGTGCCAAGCTCTGGCCCGGAGGGTGGTTGCAGTGGCATGGATTCGCGGAAGAGAGGCACAAAGAAACCTTCCAAGGAACGTCATATAGTCAGCAAAGCAGACGACATTAGTGCTTCTTCAGCCGAATTGGTAGCTGAACTATCTGCTTTAGCTTGTGATTGTTCTTATATAAGCAGAACTAAGTATTTGGATTCGCTCGAGAGGTTCTATTGTAGTTTCAGAATGTTTGCATTTCTAGACGCTGATATTGCCTCCAAGGCTGGTGGGGACCAGCCGGCAATAGTTCTTGAAGCTGGCGAGCAAATGGAAGGAGGCAAAGTGTTGAAAAAATCGAAGAAACAGAAGGCCAACACTGCATCCGCCAAAGAGAGTGTAGAGAATGTCGTAGATGGAAATCAGAAAGTGCAAGATAATGTTGTTCGAAAGAGGGTTAGGAAAAAGAAGGTGCAAGTGGCAAATTCTGTGGAACAGATGGAAGGTATTCGAGTTGGGAAAGAATCTGAGAACCAAGAAGCGATCCTTGCACCGGGCAGTTTAGAAAATGCCGCCAAAACAGAAAATCTGCTAGCAAAAGAGAACGCCGTGTATATGGAGACTAacaaagagaaagagaaaagcaCACCGGCTGGTTTGCAGTCTGTACAAAATCCTTTTCCAAACATTTACCCGAATAGCTCATGGGTGATTAACTTCCAGCAGGCTTGCTCGAGTTTATTCAAAAGCAGCAAAGCTCCCCAGAATAGCATCAGATCAACTCCTGGGTTACCTGATACAAACTCAATTCCTATATTACCAGATTTGAATGGTATCCATCCAGGCTTCCCCCCTGATCATATACCGGTTGGAGTGCCTACTTCAAATCTAGTTACTCCCGTTGATCATATACCGTTTGGAGTGCCTACTTCAAATCTAGTTACTCCTTTACCAGAACAGAAGAAGGAAGGATTAGTCTCTCCTGCCATAAATGGTCTTCACCCCATAAACCTTGCCTCCGATTCATCATCCAAGGATGTAGCACCAGCCTTCCAAAACACTCTGGTATCCAATAACAGGGTGAATGGCATTCGTCAATGTCTAGTCGGGGATTTTACAGCCCGAGCACCGGAACCTCTTACAATGAGCTCATTTATCAAGCACTCACTTCAGATGGGTAGCTTTCTTTCTTCTGGTAAGCCCGAACCTAAGAAACGAAAGAGAAAGGAGAAGACTAGCTGTGAAGTAGCTCCAAGTATCCCGGATTTGAATGGTAACGTGTTGGATACGAGCCCCTTAGGAACAGCTACACCCGAGGGGTGTCATATTCTGCCTGAGGGTGAACCACAGAGAAAGAGGCGATATAAATGTGACGGTGGTGAATTGGATGGTGGCAGTGTTCTTCTAAACTTTGCCCAGGGAAGCGTGCCTCCGAAAGAAACGTTGGTAGCTACGTTTTCCAGATTTGGATTGTTGAAGGAATCTGAGCTCGAGTTTCTAAGTGATGATAGCGTCAAGATTGTGTACGAGAGAAGCTCCGATGCTAGATTTGCATTTCGGAGTTTGGAGAAGAGCTGCACATTCGGAGAATCACTCCTGAATTTCAGTCTTGACAGCAGCATGCCAGAGCCCccaaagatgaagaagaagcaaACTAATCCGCAGCTGCAAACCTTTGTGCCTGTGGCCGTGGGAGCATCCAAGAACCGAACCACTAAGATTGGGGCGGTGCCTGACATCGCGTCCATCAAGCAGAACGTGGAAATGATGAGGTCGACTCTGGAGAAAGCAGGCAACAGTCTCTCTCAGGAGATGAGAGCCAAGCTGGAGAATGAGATCAAAGCTTTTCTTGACAAAATCAGCTCCTCTTAG
- the LOC121748896 gene encoding dof zinc finger protein DOF5.6-like isoform X2, with amino-acid sequence MGITSLQVCMDSSDLLQGAISEEIGAGMDSSSSLTGGDDILACSRPLTELRLRPQHEQSLKCPRCDSTHTKFCYYNNYSLSQPRYFCKTCRRYWTKGGTLRNIPVGGGCRKTKKKPSKNPPSPLPAAMSPATPQSAAADLRLSFPDHLLFHASAGLYGANPPYMLENNPTPIDFMDNKYEALLGGCGDAYHHLNFGGMLPNGGVMSGFDLDPYDSITNIQNDVVEAKPNARFFSLEWHDYQQQQQQQACNVNGYGFGSWTGLVNAYGASATNPLV; translated from the exons ATGGGCATTACCTCTCTTCAAGTTTGCATGGATTCATCTGACTTGTTGCAG GGCGCAATTTCCGAGGAAATCGGCGCAGGAATggactcctcctcctccctaaCCGGCGGCGACGACATACTAGCATGCAGCCGCCCTCTAACGGAGCTGCGCCTCCGCCCCCAGCACGAGCAGTCCCTGAAATGCCCCCGCTGCGACTCCACCCACACCAAATTCTGCTACTACAACAACTACAGCCTCTCCCAGCCCCGCTACTTCTGCAAGACCTGCCGCCGCTACTGGACAAAAGGCGGCACCCTCCGCAACATCCCCGTCGGCGGCGGCTGCcgcaaaaccaaaaaaaaacccTCCAAAAATCCCCCCTCCCCTCTCCCCGCCGCCATGTCGCCGGCGACGCCCCAATCCGCCGCCGCCGACCTCCGCCTCTCCTTCCCGGACCACCTCCTCTTCCATGCATCCGCCGGGTTGTACGGTGCGAACCCTCCCTACATGCTCGAAAATAATCCCACTCCTATTGATTTCATGGACAATAAATACGAAGCCCTATTGGGGGGCTGCGGCGATGCTTACCACCACCTTAATTTTGGGGGGATGCTGCCCAATGGCGGAGTCATGTCGGGGTTTGATCTCGACCCGTATGATAGTATTACTAATATTCAAAACGATGTCGTTGAGGCTAAACCAAATGCTAGATTTTTTTCGTTGGAATGGCATGATTATCAGCAGCAGCAACAGCAACAGGCTTGTAATGTGAATGGGTACGGATTCGGGTCGTGGACCGGGTTGGTCAACGCTTACGGGGCGTCCGCGACAAATCCCTTAGTTTGA
- the LOC121748896 gene encoding dof zinc finger protein DOF5.6-like isoform X1, translating to MGITSLQVCMDSSDLLQQGAISEEIGAGMDSSSSLTGGDDILACSRPLTELRLRPQHEQSLKCPRCDSTHTKFCYYNNYSLSQPRYFCKTCRRYWTKGGTLRNIPVGGGCRKTKKKPSKNPPSPLPAAMSPATPQSAAADLRLSFPDHLLFHASAGLYGANPPYMLENNPTPIDFMDNKYEALLGGCGDAYHHLNFGGMLPNGGVMSGFDLDPYDSITNIQNDVVEAKPNARFFSLEWHDYQQQQQQQACNVNGYGFGSWTGLVNAYGASATNPLV from the exons ATGGGCATTACCTCTCTTCAAGTTTGCATGGATTCATCTGACTTGTTGCAG CAGGGCGCAATTTCCGAGGAAATCGGCGCAGGAATggactcctcctcctccctaaCCGGCGGCGACGACATACTAGCATGCAGCCGCCCTCTAACGGAGCTGCGCCTCCGCCCCCAGCACGAGCAGTCCCTGAAATGCCCCCGCTGCGACTCCACCCACACCAAATTCTGCTACTACAACAACTACAGCCTCTCCCAGCCCCGCTACTTCTGCAAGACCTGCCGCCGCTACTGGACAAAAGGCGGCACCCTCCGCAACATCCCCGTCGGCGGCGGCTGCcgcaaaaccaaaaaaaaacccTCCAAAAATCCCCCCTCCCCTCTCCCCGCCGCCATGTCGCCGGCGACGCCCCAATCCGCCGCCGCCGACCTCCGCCTCTCCTTCCCGGACCACCTCCTCTTCCATGCATCCGCCGGGTTGTACGGTGCGAACCCTCCCTACATGCTCGAAAATAATCCCACTCCTATTGATTTCATGGACAATAAATACGAAGCCCTATTGGGGGGCTGCGGCGATGCTTACCACCACCTTAATTTTGGGGGGATGCTGCCCAATGGCGGAGTCATGTCGGGGTTTGATCTCGACCCGTATGATAGTATTACTAATATTCAAAACGATGTCGTTGAGGCTAAACCAAATGCTAGATTTTTTTCGTTGGAATGGCATGATTATCAGCAGCAGCAACAGCAACAGGCTTGTAATGTGAATGGGTACGGATTCGGGTCGTGGACCGGGTTGGTCAACGCTTACGGGGCGTCCGCGACAAATCCCTTAGTTTGA